Proteins co-encoded in one Arachis hypogaea cultivar Tifrunner chromosome 13, arahy.Tifrunner.gnm2.J5K5, whole genome shotgun sequence genomic window:
- the LOC140177806 gene encoding uncharacterized protein: MAKKNAQESFQRVQEAKAKSRARSGGARVVVSPSPPPRNVGTPSQPIVISSSASSLPPPSVRPTPEPELKKRKTLESGASGEADALAFVRKNIYPHARMSMDDVSVRHYLTTVVEESLKTAGVCGKLLDIFEKTPISSLGTTSRVEELEGRFRIYQEHERELEGKVAKLKEERDSLREKEQKLQAQCNMEVDLRKAAQASYNSLFADLVSIKNDLLNARRAYTELEDSIADGADEAWRVFKEQVGVIAPDLDLSPLDPDKVVIDGAIVDPPVPVVESESDLKTRGAEDHRVPSSL, translated from the coding sequence ATggcaaagaaaaatgctcaagagTCTTTCCAGAGGGTTCAGGAAGCCAAGGCGAAGTCTCGCGCCAGATCTGGTGGTGCTAGGGTGGTtgtctctccttctcctcctcctcggaatGTTGGGACTCCCTCCCAACCTATTGTGATTTCTTCCTCTGCTTCCTCTCTGCCACCCCCTTCCGTCCGACCTACTCCCGAACCAGAGctgaagaagcgcaagaccttagagtctggcgcttctggtgaggcggacgctcttgcgttcgtccgaaagaacatctatcctcatgctcgtatgagtatggatgatgtttctgttcggcactacctcaccactgtggttgaggagagtctcaagacggcgggggtttgtggcaaactcttggatatatttgagaagactcctatcagctctttagggacgacctcgagggtcgaggagctggagggTAGGTTTCGCatatatcaggagcatgagagggagttggaggggaaagtcgccaagctgaaggaggagagggacagcctccgggagaaggagcagaagttgcaagcccaatgcaacatggaggtggatTTGAGGAAAGCAGCGCAAGCCAGCTACAACAGTTTATTTGCTGATCTTGTGTCTATAAAGAATGACTTGCTGAATGCTCGGAGGGcctataccgagttggaggactctattgcggatGGTGCTGATGAGGCCTGGAGGGTTTtcaaggagcaggtcggagttattgctcctgacttggacctttctcctttggaccctgataaggttgtcattgatggtgccatcgtggatcctcctgtccccgtggtggagtctgagtctgatttgaagactcggggggcagaggatcatagagtcccctcctcgctctaa
- the LOC112736357 gene encoding uncharacterized protein isoform X2: MAPRKSPRERQMLVLESVIALVFVLVACVELCDGATVVDVYRLIQYDISGAPFGSRLAGLNHHATSLHFSPHADLSRTVLLIPLREFNISFVKENKPLGGLLFLLPQIFNFENKGEVGSNHLDGTEELLKNVLAELEQILIRTNLPYPVYFAFEDDNINAVLADIKKSDITGQPATATTGGYKFVVSALEPKSLVSPSITNIQGWLTGLKAGDDAHQLPTIAVVASYDTFGAAPALSVGSDSNGSGVVALLEVARLFSLLYSNPKTRGQYNLLFGLTSGGPYNYNGTRKWLRSFDQRLRESIDYAICIDSIGSWENELWIHVSKPPENAYIKQIMEDFSSVAEELGFNVNLKHKKINISNPRVAWEHEQFSRLRVTAATLSELSAAPELLEKTGGLIDSRHFVDEKAIIRGVKLVAESLARHIYGHQGKNIQIFADNSNLAVNPYYIRSWLDVLSQTPRVAPFFSKDDPFVMALKKELEDHTDEVNLQREALDGMFTFYDSTSAKLNIYQVASVTFDLLLLLVLGSYLIVLFSFLVITTRGLDDLISLFRRPPSRKVKTA, from the exons ATGGCGCCTAGAAAATCACCGCGCGAGCGCCAAATGCTGGTACTCGAGTCGGTCATCGCCCTCGTGTTCGTGCTGGTAGCCTGCGTCGAGCTCTGCGACGGCGCCACCGTCGTCGATGTCTACCGTCTCATTCAGTACGACATATCCGGCGCCCCCTTCGGATCTCGCCTCGCCGGACTCAATCACCACGCCACCTCCCTCCACTTCTCTCCGCACGCCGATCTCTCTCGCACAGTACTTCTCATTCCTCTTCGCGAGTTCAACATCTCCTTCGTCAAAG AAAACAAGCCTCTGGGGGGTTTGTTATTCTTGCTGCCACAGATattcaattttgaaaataaaggTGAAGTGGGAAGTAACCATTTAGATGGAACTGAAGAGTTGCTGAAGAATGTGTTGGCTGAACTTGAACAGATACTTATACGTACCAACTTACCT TATCCTGTTTATTTTGCTTTTGAGGATGACAACATTAATGCTGTATTAGCTGATATCAAGAAGAGTGATATCACTGGTCAGCCAGCTACTGCAACTACTGGCGG ATACAAATTTGTTGTTTCAGCTCTAGAACCAAAGAGTCTTGTCTCTCCATCCATTACCAACATTCAG GGGTGGTTGACAGGACTGAAGGCAGGTGATGATGCACATCAATTACCCACCATCGCAGTAGTGGCATCATATGACACCTTTGGAGCTGCTCCt GCATTATCAGTGGGAAGTGATAGTAATGGAAGTGGTGTTGTGGCTCTTCTTGAAGTAGCTAGGTTGTTTTCACTTTTGTATTCTAATCCAAAGACCAGAGGCCAATACAATCTGTTGTTTGGGCTAACATCTGGTGGGCCTTACAACTACAATGGAACCCGTAAG TGGCTTCGGAGCTTTGATCAACGATTGCGTGAAAGCATTGACTATGCTATTTGCATAGATAGTATTGGCTCCTGGGAGAATGAATTGTGGATTCATGTGTCTAAGCCTCCAGAAAATGCCTACATTAAGCAAATCATGGAA GATTTTTCAAGTGTTGCAGAAGAGTTAGGCTTTAATGTGAATTTGAAGcataagaaaataaatatctcaaaTCCTCGA GTAGCTTGGGAGCATGAACAGTTTTCAAGGTTGAGAGTTACTGCTGCCACTCTTTCTGAACTTTCGGCTGCACCTGAACTGCTGGAAAAGACTGGTGGTTTGATTGACAGCAG GCATTTTGTAGATGAAAAGGCAATTATCAGAGGTGTGAAATTAGTTGCTGAGAGTCTTGCG CGGCATATTTACGGACATCAAGGAAAGAACATCCAAATCTTTGCAGACAATAGTAACTTGGCTGTAAATCCTTATTATATCCGATCATGGTTAGATGTTTTGTCCCAAACACCTCGAGTGGCACCATTTTTCTCGAAAGATGATCCTTTTGTCATGGCTCTGAAAAAG GAATTAGAAGATCATACAGATGAGGTCAATCTGCAACGCGAAGCTCTAGATGGGATGTTCACATTTTATGATTCTACTAGCGCAAAGCTGAACATATATCAG GTTGCCAGTGTCACATTTGACTTGTTATTGCTTCTAGTACTGGGGTCGTATTTAATTGTGCTGTTCAGTTTCTTGGTCATCACAACTAGG GGTCTTGATGATCTGATCAGTTTATTTCGGCGGCCTCCCTCACGAAAAGTGAAGACTGCATAA
- the LOC112736357 gene encoding uncharacterized protein isoform X1, which translates to MAPRKSPRERQMLVLESVIALVFVLVACVELCDGATVVDVYRLIQYDISGAPFGSRLAGLNHHATSLHFSPHADLSRTVLLIPLREFNISFVKEYIAENKPLGGLLFLLPQIFNFENKGEVGSNHLDGTEELLKNVLAELEQILIRTNLPYPVYFAFEDDNINAVLADIKKSDITGQPATATTGGYKFVVSALEPKSLVSPSITNIQGWLTGLKAGDDAHQLPTIAVVASYDTFGAAPALSVGSDSNGSGVVALLEVARLFSLLYSNPKTRGQYNLLFGLTSGGPYNYNGTRKWLRSFDQRLRESIDYAICIDSIGSWENELWIHVSKPPENAYIKQIMEDFSSVAEELGFNVNLKHKKINISNPRVAWEHEQFSRLRVTAATLSELSAAPELLEKTGGLIDSRHFVDEKAIIRGVKLVAESLARHIYGHQGKNIQIFADNSNLAVNPYYIRSWLDVLSQTPRVAPFFSKDDPFVMALKKELEDHTDEVNLQREALDGMFTFYDSTSAKLNIYQVASVTFDLLLLLVLGSYLIVLFSFLVITTRGLDDLISLFRRPPSRKVKTA; encoded by the exons ATGGCGCCTAGAAAATCACCGCGCGAGCGCCAAATGCTGGTACTCGAGTCGGTCATCGCCCTCGTGTTCGTGCTGGTAGCCTGCGTCGAGCTCTGCGACGGCGCCACCGTCGTCGATGTCTACCGTCTCATTCAGTACGACATATCCGGCGCCCCCTTCGGATCTCGCCTCGCCGGACTCAATCACCACGCCACCTCCCTCCACTTCTCTCCGCACGCCGATCTCTCTCGCACAGTACTTCTCATTCCTCTTCGCGAGTTCAACATCTCCTTCGTCAAAG AATATATTGCAGAAAACAAGCCTCTGGGGGGTTTGTTATTCTTGCTGCCACAGATattcaattttgaaaataaaggTGAAGTGGGAAGTAACCATTTAGATGGAACTGAAGAGTTGCTGAAGAATGTGTTGGCTGAACTTGAACAGATACTTATACGTACCAACTTACCT TATCCTGTTTATTTTGCTTTTGAGGATGACAACATTAATGCTGTATTAGCTGATATCAAGAAGAGTGATATCACTGGTCAGCCAGCTACTGCAACTACTGGCGG ATACAAATTTGTTGTTTCAGCTCTAGAACCAAAGAGTCTTGTCTCTCCATCCATTACCAACATTCAG GGGTGGTTGACAGGACTGAAGGCAGGTGATGATGCACATCAATTACCCACCATCGCAGTAGTGGCATCATATGACACCTTTGGAGCTGCTCCt GCATTATCAGTGGGAAGTGATAGTAATGGAAGTGGTGTTGTGGCTCTTCTTGAAGTAGCTAGGTTGTTTTCACTTTTGTATTCTAATCCAAAGACCAGAGGCCAATACAATCTGTTGTTTGGGCTAACATCTGGTGGGCCTTACAACTACAATGGAACCCGTAAG TGGCTTCGGAGCTTTGATCAACGATTGCGTGAAAGCATTGACTATGCTATTTGCATAGATAGTATTGGCTCCTGGGAGAATGAATTGTGGATTCATGTGTCTAAGCCTCCAGAAAATGCCTACATTAAGCAAATCATGGAA GATTTTTCAAGTGTTGCAGAAGAGTTAGGCTTTAATGTGAATTTGAAGcataagaaaataaatatctcaaaTCCTCGA GTAGCTTGGGAGCATGAACAGTTTTCAAGGTTGAGAGTTACTGCTGCCACTCTTTCTGAACTTTCGGCTGCACCTGAACTGCTGGAAAAGACTGGTGGTTTGATTGACAGCAG GCATTTTGTAGATGAAAAGGCAATTATCAGAGGTGTGAAATTAGTTGCTGAGAGTCTTGCG CGGCATATTTACGGACATCAAGGAAAGAACATCCAAATCTTTGCAGACAATAGTAACTTGGCTGTAAATCCTTATTATATCCGATCATGGTTAGATGTTTTGTCCCAAACACCTCGAGTGGCACCATTTTTCTCGAAAGATGATCCTTTTGTCATGGCTCTGAAAAAG GAATTAGAAGATCATACAGATGAGGTCAATCTGCAACGCGAAGCTCTAGATGGGATGTTCACATTTTATGATTCTACTAGCGCAAAGCTGAACATATATCAG GTTGCCAGTGTCACATTTGACTTGTTATTGCTTCTAGTACTGGGGTCGTATTTAATTGTGCTGTTCAGTTTCTTGGTCATCACAACTAGG GGTCTTGATGATCTGATCAGTTTATTTCGGCGGCCTCCCTCACGAAAAGTGAAGACTGCATAA
- the LOC112735693 gene encoding uncharacterized protein, whose translation MSSNNKQALFKTVFTINGSCGCGKTKALEVHEPTPKPKISIPKNNTNNPSSMASSFTTTSHNGAFSGAEDEDSSTTISESETTHDHISNNLIIPKRSPLMDTLAVEKDSSDPYHDFRHSMLQMIFEKEIESKDDLQDLLQCFLQLNEPHYHHIIVKAFSQICEEAFPEKVCTTTPSINRRSSSCTNTFIVHKTCR comes from the coding sequence ATGTCTTCCAACAACAAACAAGCTCTTTTCAAAACCGTATTCACAATAAACGGTAGCTGTGGCTGCGGCAAAACAAAGGCCTTAGAGGTACACGAACCAACCCCAAAACCCAAAATCTCCATTCCCAAGAACAACACAAATAACCCTAGCAGCATGGCTTCTTCATTCACCACTACTTCGCACAACGGTGCCTTCTCCGGCGCTGAGGACGAAGATTCCTCCACCACAATCTCTGAATCCGAAACCACCCATGACCATATCAGCAATAACCTTATTATCCCCAAACGAAGCCCACTCATGGATACACTTGCAGTTGAGAAGGACTCTTCGGACCCATATCATGATTTCCGGCATTCCATGCTCCAAATGATCTTCGAGAAAGAGATTGAATCTAAGGATGATCTTCAGGATCTTCTTCAGTGTTTTCTTCAGCTGAATGAACCTCATTACCATCATATCATCGTTAAGGCCTTCAGTCAGATATGTGAAGAGGCCTTCCCTGAGAAGGTTTGTACTACTACCCCTTCTATTAACAGAAGATCTTCCTCTTGTACGAACACCTTCATCGTTCACAAGACTTGCCGCTGA